The DNA sequence AACCTAACGTGGATCTAATAAGGATATTCAGTTTTGTAAAATGTTTAAAAGAGCGATAATTTTTCTTAGAAAATATCAAAGTCTCACATCAGGATGTATAATTAAGTATAGATGATGATTGTGAAATGGAGGTAGGGCTCATGTACTTCAAGACCCTTCAGTTTTCTTTATTATATTGGGCCAACATAGATTTTTCATGTATAAGATTAATTAAATGTGCACGCGTTTACTCCACCGCCTTGGAATTgtgttttccaaactcatcaaagTCAATTTGTCTTAGTTGTCAAGTTTTTTAAAGTTATTAAAcactaatattttaattacttttggattaaaatttttataataataaaaagtttaGTGACTAacatttttatgttttcattttattgatctctttatttaaatatttttattaaatatatatgagCTCAACTTGTGCATTTCTTTAAGTTTTGATTTTGGCTCAAGAGGTTCAAAGACTCTGTTTGTTTGaacatttttattgatattGGGGATGCCATTTATTAATTAACTGATTAATCCAATACACAACTAAAGATTATCCTTCTGTGTGTATGACATGAAGATGAACTAATAGACTGATAGACTTCCTATGATTGAGATAATCTAATTCTTTAAAGATATATATTtgacattttcaaaatttttgtaatttaaaatatttaaatattattcttttaaaattaattattcaaattattgtttataatattataatcaCTATAGAATGAGggataaaataacaaattagTTACCgccttaacaaaaaaaatagtatttggataattaattttcaaaaatgacattttgataaaataatttttgaaaaagttgatagattcattttttttttttataaaaaacaaATTTTCATTGGCTTAGGATACCGACAGGGAGGACAGTAGGAACATCGTGCGGAGCGGAACTGCAGATAGAAGTGATAATATTTAGATGTGAAGACAAAACAACAATCACAAGTGTGTTGTTCTGTTATTTCTCCTATATAATTTTTGGTGAAGAATGAATGAAATCGGATTTGTTCCAAATCTTGGGCTAATTTTTGTTGGTTAAGTGctcacaaaaaaataatatttttttattgtatatatattttttaattatggcGTATTTATTTGTGTAATCTAATAATATTAGAAGATATAGTGTTATCACGATTACgggttttaatttattttaatttattatatattattaaattatatatttttaattaataatataattaatgtCGCATgctcttaaaaatatttttattgttttatttgaCTCTTTTaaatgtattaattaattaattatttatttaatttgattaaaataactattaaattattaatattttattcaattgaaataactaaattaattttgttttaatttatttcattttgtttagcttatatattttgattaataatttttaagaatgtcatacttaattagttatttgattaaattgagataaatatcaaattatttaatattttattagatcatattaattataattaattaattatttgactggactaaaataaatgaattgatttttttttaatttgtgttaatcttttcatcttatatattttgattaataattttttaagtgTTATGATACTTACATGATAAatttataagatattttttatttatttaatcttttattGAGCCAAATAATTatagttaatttattatatcaatcatttaattaattcaattatatgttatttgatttaatttattatcacGTTAATATTTGAGTTattgtttataatttttttattttcttctttgaacttgaatattttaattttaaattttatatttttattaattatttatatttttattttaatatcaaatatAATATCTCTATTAACAGttttttgtaatttattgtctaataattatatgctcctcattaattatataattgtgaatatttttttaatttattaaaaaaattatttcttctttttttgttatatttatttttatatctcATAATTTATTtacagtaaaaaattatataatgttATAAGAGAATATCAGtgtttactaattattttttatttattaatactTTTTTCTTCCTATAATGTAttattttaatctttaatttttttataaactataaaatattattattcgTTATTGTAAtatatctattttatttcttttattttgttcctctttatttaagtttttataattatatattgtaaattttatcatttttatctCATATaagttaatttattataattattcatATGTTGAGTATTTTCAATATTTGAATTATACTCTTTAGTgtttaatttcatttctaatttaagagattaaataataaaataacatcaATAATACTGTTGTGCAtatttttctgctttttttatttatttctctttttgAAGAGATCATGAGTAATTATGTACAATAATACTTATACataaagaataaatataaattgaattaTATATTCTCTTAATAATCTTTTTTATCTATAGTAAAATAGGAAAAAACATTATAAATTACTTTAGACTAATAAATCTATCATTATTATGACAAAATATTATACATTCATCTTATATTTAGTAGTTTTAATATGTGTTTAAAttaccaaaaaaatataaaatcatttCTAAGTACAAATATAGTTATTTTTAActcaataataaataaaatatgttgataaattttaatatattgatcatattactttgattctaagaataaatatgattgtaaaatataaaacaattttaaataaattttaacaaaaataattttttataatatttatttcttattgtgataataaaaaagatagtTCAAAAACAAATTTTATCTCATATTAAATTGTACTTGTTCAAGTtgattttaacataaaaataaaaaatttaaattttttattcatgaatcataaaaaaaatctacacATTTAAccattaatattatttaaaaaaaattaaaatataaaattttaatataaatattttaatttaatcataaattatatattattaataaataattattatattttataaacaAGTAATTACTATacgtatttttatttaaaacataaaaatgattgattctataatttttaaaaaatcaaaacattaggaactattttataaaaataatttaattttaatcgATTGAcgatgtaaaataattttatatatatttaaaaatttaattttaatatattgatagtgtaaaatattttacacaattatataattatattactttttaaataattattcatataattaatataaaaaataattatctttattaatataaaattacgcaataaaattattttatacagataatatattaaaattaaatttatatatttaattagtaaGAATAATTATCTCTTATATTATTTGTTAAAATAATCATGGGATTAGAAGATTGTGTAAGACGttaaaattaaacatataaaaaagTGAAACTTTTCAAGACAAAATGGTAGTGACTAGTGAAGTGTTTTGGTGTTGGAGTTGCGTTCCAGTTGATCCTCTTATCCGCACTCCGCAGAATGCTTTCGGTGGcagtttcttcttctctctcttcctccCTCTTCCATTCCCCTTCACTTCTCAGTCTCAACACTCATCGGCGCCCTTTCACTTTCACTTTTACTTCTCCACCTACTCCACGGGGTCTTCATTCTGTTTGCTTCTTCAACGCACCTAACAAACCCGATACCAATTGGCCTCTTCTCACCCGATGGGAGGTACCTTGGGAATGGCAAACCGTTACACTAACCTCTCTTGCTTGTGGATTAGGGTGTGTTTTCAAAACCTTATCGTGGAACTAACCACATCCTAATAATaggattttaattttaatccaCTAATTTATTCCCAGGCAGTTTTGTTTTGACAGGTTTGGTTGAGGCCACAGCTCTTCCATATCTGGGAATTCGACCTGAGGTGCTTAGCATGGATGAGAAAGCAGAGTTACTCTTTTTAGATCAGGGGTATGCTAATACCAAATACCTACCTTTCACTTATTGCTTTTATAACTTTGCTTCTGACTTCATTATTTTGGCAGCATCACAACTGCTGTTGTACTCGGAATTATATATGCCATTGCCAGCAATTTCCAGCCACTCCCTCAAGACTTCTTCAAATATGGTATGATCAGTTAACAACCCTTCAATTATATCAAGGTTTCTAAGGTTAACATTTGTCACTTCAATTAAGTTCATACTTCATAGTCACTTGTTTCCACTTCTAAATGTTGTTCTAGAATCCACCTTTTTGTTCtaaagcttgtcttactgaggTGTTTAGTTAGCAGTTTGCTTACCTTGAAAAGTTATAATGTTATACACCTATGCTTATTTCCCATTccatgataaaaataaaaacttgtTTCAGATTTGAGGGACCCTTTCAGTCTTCAAAAGGGTTGGCTTTTGTGGGCGGGAATCGGACTTGTAGGTGCCATAGCTTCCATTGCATTGACAGGAGTAGCTGTCTCATTCTTTAATGGAGAACCCCCACAAAGAGAGgttaataattttcttttaggaatTTCACAGGCAGATGCTGTTGTATGTTAGTTTCTATCTGTTGCACTCTGAGGAGGCTAGTTAGGGCTTCCACTCAAATAGCATAAATAATCAATCCACTGAATTTAGGGTTAATTTCATAGCCAAAGGATTCAACCATCGTAATGTACCATATTAGAACTACAACAATGGCAGCTAAGTCTTGTCCAATTAAGTGAAGTTAATTACATGGATCAAGCTACACTGTATTGTCTTATCATCACTTATGTTTACAATCTACATTCAAATCAATAAAATCTTAGTCTATTTTAATAGTTTCACCTAATTTTCTTTTTAGCTTTCCTTCTATATTCAGCCATTGGATTCCTCTCCATCTGATCGATCTTCTTTCTTTATCAGAGTTTCTATGCACTTCTTTCTACAATGTCATATCACATAGACAAGATTCTACCTCCTTTTCCATATAGGCACGACTTTCTCCCAAATGAACTAAATACTAATCTTATGTTGTCAAATGTTTCCACTCACCCAATGTAACAGATTCATCTTTGCAACATTAAGTACATTTTCTTGTTAGTTTATTGCCCAAATTCCTATAAACCTTAAACCAATACAACCTTTTGGGTCTTATAGTTGTGGGGTAAAATTTTTCCTTAAGCTTGATTCGTATGTTTTAGTCAAATAATGCTTGAAATGATACAATTCTCTTTCATCCACATTGCTTCAAATATATGGCATCCTCCTCTGTTTCCAATCATTTTAATCATGGGTCCAAGATGCTTCTAATATGTGATTTGTGGTATTGTACCTATTTTCACCTTGAATGTAGAATTTGTGCTTGCTTGTTAAACTTATATTTCATATATTCCtccttatttatattatatacaaATTTGTGCCTTTGTAGAACTAGTACTTCTGTTCTGTTAATGACTCATTTAAAGTATTGGTGTTAACTTTTATGTTCTTTGATCTCTTGGAGATATCTTATTAGCTTCTATAAATTTCCTTTCAGACTGATGCTCTTGTAAAATTACTCCCGTTAATTGGATCTTCAAATGTCAGGTACTTATGAGATATTCAAACTCAAAGTTTCCTTATATCAACCCTTGGAAAAAAGAACATCCAAGCTTGTATATTGGTTCTGCATCCATGAGTCTCAAGTTACAATTACATTAACCTTTTCTGTAGCACTGCATGCTTGGTGGGCATCACTGGTGTTCTTGCACCTGTTCTTGAGGAGACACTATTTCGAGGCTTTTTAATGGCCTCCATGACTAAGTGGTACtattttctttaattccttCTTGTTCACATATATAACATGGACTAAAATGaaatattgattaaagaaactGCAGCTTGACTTTCAAGCAAGACACTTCCTTTGCATTAGACACTAACTGCATAGATAATTGAATAGAGGAGCCTGATGTATGTGCAGCTTTTGTGATGCTGTAGTTGGCTTATCTTTTCCTAAAGGAGAAATTGATTCAGGTTGCGTGGTGAAGTTTCCATTATGAATTTCTGCTTCCTGATATGTTTCTAACGATCAATGTATTTGGACTTGAAATATCAATAGTGGTTCTACTCAATTTCAACTAGCTCTATTTGACTTGATAGTGGCATACCTGGGAGACTTTTACCTTGTGAAGATTAAAGAATGCTCTACTTGATAAAAGGCATACAACTGAGTTTGAATTCATAGTGAAATATATAGTTAGTTGATCTATCTACAGAGACAAAATTAAAGAGGGTAACCTCAGTCCTGTTGTTTGGCTAGGCTGTTGACTATTGAGCATTAATGGGAAAATTTCCCTCATGTACGTATGATTTCAATGCAGGGTTCCTACACCGGTTGCCATCATCATTAGTGCTGCTGTCTTTGCCCTTGCCCATCTCACTCCTGGGGAATTTCCGCAGTTGTTTGTTCTAGGTATTCTGCACATACAAGGAAACATGGACTTCAGAAATGCCAACAAGATTCTTCATAATTTTTGTGTAGAAAAATGAATACACAGAATGTTTACCTAACTAGGAAGAAAAATTTTAACCCGTAAAAGAAACCTTATATTTTCTCTTAAAAGCTACAATAGTTCTTTCATGTACACTGATGAAGATAACTTATATTTGTGACATATGCAGGGGCTGCTTTGGGGATTTCATATGCTCAAACTCGCAACCTTCTCACTCCCATCACCATCCATGCTTTCTGGAACTCAGGAGTTATATTACTTCTTACTTTTCTGCTGGTATATATTTTTCTCACTCTTATGGATAAGTTTCTTTAGTGTGTGTTGATTACAATGTATATGCCTTTATGCAAATCCTATGAGTCTCTGGAAGACTGCAATCTTCTTTTTTTCTGAGTGCTAAGAATGCGTCTTCTAATGTTTGTGTATGTAGCTTCAAGGTTATGATATCAAAGAATTGTTGCAGACAAGTTGACAGGAACAGTTTCTCTCCTTTTCATAGATGTGGAGCATGTTCAGTACACAGAATAATATATATCCATTTCTTTGTAAAACTATGCTGTGGAATACAAGTAAAACTTTCTTGGTTCTAGCATTGAAGAAGTAGAAAAAATCTGTACTTTTGTACAAGTTTTTGATTAAGAAGGGTTCGTGTTATCTTGGAGATCTCAAGCTCGAAACATTTGAATTGAAATGTGCATGATAAATTCCCAACTGTTTTAATCCTAATGAACGCAAGAGGTGCTAGTGGATAAGTACATTTCTCagctatatatgtatatatttccTCAAACTCGAAAAATTCTTGCTATACACAATACACTCACTTTTGCATACACCTACTAAGTATATTTtgcataaaaatattaattaattaattaattaatatgcATTATAAAGAGAAATAAATGCATTCTTAAAGTTATACAATTATATACTAGTTTGTCTAATACAAGTATTACACTAGTTTGTTTGATCCTTAATTCCTTATGGATTATTGATAAGAGGAGTGCTACACATGCAAGTAATTTGGTTTACAAGTCATTCAAGTTGGGagaaatttaacaaaaaaatacgTTGACCTATATACGATTTCCATGGCGtgcttctccttctcctcttccttcttctcgtcttccttcttcttctcctactcttcttcttcttcctacatgaaaatgaatttcttgccaaatttgaTCTCCTTCGTGCGttctttctttatcttttcattCGTTGTTTTATCTGCATTTATCATTGGTATTCTTGCTTtgttttttttcgattttcatggtttctgacatcaaaatttgaaatccttttgaagataatagaacttcataaatacacccaaataattacagaaatatacccaaaggattacagaaatatacCCAAACGATTACAAGAATTCACCaaaacgattatagaaatacaccaaaggattacagaaatacactcaAAGGATTacgaaaatacacccaaagaataatttaagaaatacacccaaaattcgttgaagtacactttatgcataattcagaactctttctctttttcctcctactgcttcttcttcttcaaaaacgatttcagagcttgatgtcaaaaaacaatagaaatcgagaataaggaagaaagaaaacaaagagaaaagcacgtaaatgaagaaggagaaagagaaggtaagaaacgaaagaaaagaagaagaagaagaggaagaggaagaagaacgtgcaagAAGAAGGTGCAGAAGATGAAAAACGTGCAGCCAAGAAGAACGAGGAGAAATACGACGATGAAGATGAAACACTTCAAAAAcgaagaagatgaaaaagaagaagaggcacgaaaaaagaagaaggagaagaaaaagaggagacatagagaaagaaaaagaagaagaaataaatgaCTTGTATGTGAAAAATTTCTCTATTAATAAACATAACAAAATTTTCTTCAACTCCCAATTTT is a window from the Arachis stenosperma cultivar V10309 chromosome 3, arast.V10309.gnm1.PFL2, whole genome shotgun sequence genome containing:
- the LOC130967409 gene encoding uncharacterized protein LOC130967409, which translates into the protein MLSVAVSSSLSSSLFHSPSLLSLNTHRRPFTFTFTSPPTPRGLHSVCFFNAPNKPDTNWPLLTRWEVPWEWQTVTLTSLACGLGFVLTGLVEATALPYLGIRPEVLSMDEKAELLFLDQGITTAVVLGIIYAIASNFQPLPQDFFKYDLRDPFSLQKGWLLWAGIGLVGAIASIALTGVAVSFFNGEPPQRETDALVKLLPLIGSSNVSTACLVGITGVLAPVLEETLFRGFLMASMTKWVPTPVAIIISAAVFALAHLTPGEFPQLFVLGAALGISYAQTRNLLTPITIHAFWNSGVILLLTFLLLQGYDIKELLQTS